The genomic segment AACCCTGTGCCGAAAAGTCTGGAACACAAACCGAAGCTCCTGCGTTCAGTCATCCTACACGATGAAGACACgacagatttatttttagctTTAACCAACTGAATTTTAAGGTTGTGTAAATCTGATGTAATCTCAGCTAtcgccttttttgtttttcttatcaGTCTCCCAAGAAAGTTGGTGACGACATTGCCAAGGCCACCGGTGACTGGAAGGGCCTGAGGATCACCGTGAAGCTGACCATCCAGAACAGACAGGCAGCGGTACGTATCATGACCAAACTCACAGGCTAATCGTCTTCAATATGAACTGACAGGGTTGATTTAAAGGATCACGTTacccaaaaaggaaaattcagcCGAAGTCTCCTAGAAAcggcaaaacagtgttgcagcgttcAGTAAACTGAAGTAGCtgcagacttgttttaaagagtaaaaataaaatgtctccatacagaCATCAAGTGAAAACATCTTGATGACTGAttctcatttttgggtgaactgttcctttactCGCAGCCAGTTGTGAGTATAAACACTCAGCTTGGTGAACACACGACGATGACTTGGCTTTTTATGTTTTAGATCGAGGTCGTTCCCTCTGCGTCTGCTCTGATCATCAAGGCTCTGAAGGAGCCTCCTCGTGACAGGAAGAAGGTCAAGAACAGTAAGTATTGTGTGGAATTGATCACTTTAATAACAAAGATGAGTTTGGATGACGTGTTGACTGtatttcacttttaattttCAAGTCAAGCACAGTGGAAGCGTTACCTTCGATGAGATCGTTGGCGTTGCTCGCGTCATGAGGCCTCGCTCCATCGCCAGGGAGCTCTCTGGTAAGACTTTAAACATCAGACGATGTGTTTGGTTTACCGCTCAGCCTCCCGCCACTATGCCTGTCTGTCAGAGTGACTGAGTATAATCCAGTGGAGGCTCAGAACAACCCAACTTTAGGAAACAGAGCTGCCCAAACTAATGGACAACCCTGTGCCGAAAAGTCTGGAACATTTCCTCAACATGAGAAATCAGCTGGTTTCTGTCCCTTTGTTTTTTGGCGATGAGCTGCAAACACGTCTAATTAGAAATGGACTGTAAACATGTGGTGTAATTTGTATATTTGTCTGTCTTCCTCCTTCAGGAACAATCAAAGAGATCCTGGGAACCGCTCAGTCTGTTGGCTGCACCATCGATGGACGTCCTCCCCACGATGTCATCGACGACATCAACAGCGGCAAAGTCGAGTGTCCCACCGAGTAAACTGACAACgtcaataaaatgttaaactgagctacttgtgtttgactgttttttggTTTAATCTTGATATTAACAGGACATGCAGCGATTCTGGTTTTCAGTCCCAAAATGAGGAAATCAATGTTTGAATGTCCTCTGATGTCATTAAAATGCACCAGGACTAAAAACCTAGAATTTATTAATTGAAGAGTCACTTTGCACAATGGGTTTAAAAAtggggggggaggaagagacaCATTTGAGTGAGGAATGATTCAGAATGCAGTACTTCTACTAGTAATGGAGTATTTAGAAATACTGGTACTGCTTTTAATTGGGCTGAGAAAACATCAGTCAAGCTGGTGCTTCAATGCAATAAAagccaaattaaatgtttcacataattttgagtagtgtttaatttaaaagatgCAATGAGTGAATGAGCCATGAGGTTTATTCAAGCTACTCATTAGATGTGCAGCAGATTACTTCacacatcaaacaattcagccATGtgatttaaaattaaattatacAGTGAAATAATGTGGCTGGGATGGTTTAAGGAAGCTCATTTCTGCCTTGCTAAGAAACAAAAGGTGGAAAGTGTCACATGATGAAAGTTaaaggggttttttttgtagttcacATCAGAAATTGAATTTAAAACTAATGTATAAAAATTCAGATGTAATTTATGATAAAACATTATCGCTCTTAAGATTCTGTCATTACAGGATGAGATGTTAAGTGCAATTTTAGCATGATGTGGATAATGTGAAGTCATCTTACAGCATGATGCAGAGATTAAAGGAGCGTTACgtagttttagggaagaaatgtcaatcagaagagaaagatctttgtgtttttttccagcctaattaaacaaactgaccttaaaggacaacacaatttatactgttttagtttatgtggcggaccctgccacttctCTGGCTTCATTCAGTGTTGTAGgacctctgagagcagctggtcTATATActtgtagaaaaaaattaattttaataagtttgtattattacctcattaatataattaaaattCTGAGCTTTTCAAGTTTTAATGTagtttttcatttgaaaaagaaCCCAAATAAACCTCCAGATCTGCTGCGGAGAGCAAATCCAGATTTagtttgtaaaacaaaacaacatcattGGTTTGGAAACACTGAAGCGTGAAATGTTACATCATTAGTATGAATTGTGTTTCTGTCAGATTTGAGTCAGTTTCATAACGTCGGTGAATCAGATGAACTCCTGATCTGATGGAGACGAGATCTGAGCAGCTTTGGTTTCAGTCAGAATGTGTTGAAGGCTGTTTAATGACTGTAGCTGCAGTAAAACTGGTCTGAAGTCAGATCACGTTTGAATCCAGAGTGACTGTAACGATCTGTGGTGGGTGTGGAGGGTCGCTGGGGTCAGTCACGACTCAACACAGTTCTCCTTttatacaaaatatttattgAAAATCTCAGCCAGTCATATACAAGTCTACAAAAGTGTAAATGGttcaaaaacacagcagaacaaaAAGGTGCACTGAACACAACTGCAGCCATATTTTATCTATCAATCAACGTGGTCCAACAACCCGGTTCATTACAGCCGGCGCCGCTACACTGATCCATCACGTCTAGTCGACACAAGTGTTCAACTAAAGCCAAACCACGGTCCTCCAATTTGTAACCAACGCCTGATTTTGTACCAAAAGCTAGTAAATCTTTGATCAAAAAAACTCCTggattaaaggacaagttcacccaaaaatgccAGACACCTCCATGCTGAtaaaagtcaggtgaagtctcgtagtccacaaaacatctcCGGAGCTCTACAGCAAAGAAGCGTAGCAGCGTTCTCCAAAACGACTGAAGTAGCTGAAGACTTGATTTTAAACGTGGAAAACGACCAGAATGAAcgtaaaatggctccatgcagctcgtcTAACACAACCTGCAGGCCCAAAGATCCtaaactgatctgaaaagacGCCATTTACACACTATTTAGGCCCAAATCTTCACtctagctaacaagctaaacaTGCTAGTGCACAATGTTTGTGCAAATGAATTTGGATTCTCTGGACGTCTGGAGACTTGGAgaccattttatttattttttggggttGTCTCACATtataaatcaagtctccagctacttcagctgtttagcagaatgctgcaactctgttttactgtgaagctccagaactgttctgtggactaacgacactttatatcatcaggagggaggagaggaggactgaactgctcctttaaatctaaacttgCACTCTTTTCTTAGTTCTtcaatggcttttttttttaagtttagaCAACCTTTAACTTTTGAGCATGtaatgtgttaaataaaaacaggttTATGATCGTCAGTGTGCTGCTACAGAAACATGTTAAACTCGCTCATCTTCTAACTGGACGCTGGTCAAACGACTGCCTGTGTTCTCACTCCCTCCAGTGGTTAACTCTTAAACCAGAATCGGTCTTTGTATTTAACTTCCTGTCGATGAACACTAACTACTGAGTATTATTAACTGTCAAGAAAAAACTGTGTGtatcaaaatgattaaaaatacaaaatgcagatgaggaggtggagtttttctttgtgctttgtTTGTAGTCGGGTTGGAGACAGCAGCTCCACCACAGAGAGAGAACGTgacctctcctgctgctgcgcTGAAAAACTGACGTTGTAATTCATGGTGGCTCTGTGATGACCGAGCGTCACTTAAACGCATCACGTCCAGCCAGAGATGACCTCAGAGGAGGTGATGGGAGTGCATGTCAGTCACCAGAGCTTCATCagttctccacctcctcctcctccgcttcGTTCTCGGCTTCAGGCTCCTCCTCCatgcgctcctcctcctcctcctcttcgtcctccCTGCTCTTATCGTTCTCAGAGTCGGCCTTCTTCTCTTTATCTTTGCGCTTCTGCTCAGAAacctccttctttcctttctggCCCTTCTTATACACTGTGGAAGAAACAAACAATCATCGTTAACTGCAAATCAAagacttgaagttcattttacaATTTATCTCTCcgctctgttgttttgtttgaataCAGATGAGTACTGGAAACGTCTGCTCTGCTGTTGAAACTGTAGGAAGACGGTGACAGAAGAATGAGCTGTGTGAACATGTCACTTACAGGCTGATGGTTTTATGAACAACGAAAGAAAAAACTTAATATAAgaaagaaggcccaaataatgaagaatttgTCAGAGACGGTGTTTCAAAGTTTATAGACTTCCTTCTAATGCAACAACTCTCTAAATTGAGTGATTTCTTAAGGGAGTCTTGGCGACAAAGAAGTCGCATATATTGGTTACTCTTCAGTGcatttgtaacatgtgacatgtttagatcaataacatgtttctttcataaatggagtgtaaatggtgaaatcagtgtaaacagtgtgttcaaacagcggatcaatgttggcaggtaagactttagcactttagacacagaagcagacaggctggtacagacatgctgccacaaactgacactttttacaaggagacaaacaacttcagctgaaatatttaatgctgaatttacaacaaggacacaattaGTTACAATCTGTCgtagctgtttcacaaagtctgttaagtttctcctcatgaaacaACTCGTAAAATCaggtgatttgttaagggagtctggtgatgttgtggttactGGTTCAATGTTTGGATCAGTTGAAACAGACGGTGTGTTCACAgacatctgctgctgacattgACGGGTTAAGAGACACCAGGTCTAACCAGCCAATCAGATGCAGAATATGAACTTCTATTTTGTGTCATATTGTCTTTATATTGACGTACTGACCCTCCAAAGCTTCTCTGAGAGGCTCCAGGAATCGTTCGAACTCCATTTCCTCCATCGCAGCCAAAACGTCTCCTGCGTTCAGAGTTTTCCTCTTCGCTTTCATGGCAAAGTTGTTCGCACTGTGACCAGATTAACAGAAAGAAGAGCCATTGTTTTATTTAAGGAGTGGCGTGATGGATCATTCTTAAAAAGCACTGAGGAGACTCAGACGCTGTTACGATGCCACTTGAATCAAACTGAATTTTATGGATTAGTCCCGACTGATTCTTACCAGGACGTTGcgtacaacacaaacacactggcgGCCTGGGAAATGGCTCTCCTGGCTTCCTTGGACACGTTCACTCCATCTGGGAGCTGTTGAGGAAACAAACGGTGTGGAGGAGTTTATCTCAAAGCTGCAGAACACCAGCAGCATGTTATCAGGAAACACAGGCCGGCTGAGGAAAGACATTTAGTTACTCAGACAAATAACATCTGAACATAAAGACCAACACTCACAAATACATGAGCACAGCTGGGTTCAAGAACAACTCTTTAAGGAGACAAGTAGAGTTTTAATTAGTCCTGCATGCACTGAGAAATCTGTCAAGTGGGATTAAACATTAGTCTCCTGATCTTCAGCCTATAAACTATTTTTAACAAACACCAACTGAATGTGTAGACAGTTacctttaaacaaatgttttgtcgTTAATAATCAATTATGTAATTTGCTGAgaagttaaattaaaatgtattattaggGTGAACCTGAATGACATGTTGATAAACCTACAATGTGCTCAGGGTTCAGTGGAAACAGCTCGTATCATACTTTTCTATTGTAACTTAAGTGATATTATGAACTGAGTATCGTTACACTGCAGTATCGTTACTTTTCCTGCAGTAATCCCTTCTCTATCCCCGCCGCTAGCTCTACTCACCGCCTCCTTGATGATGCGGGTGATCACCGCGTTGGGGAGGTTCAGGTCTTCCGGCCTCTCTGCCATCTCTCTGTCCGCTCACCGAGTCCTCTCAGCCCGTCCGCCCTGGTTCTGTTCCCCGCTCACGGCACCGTCCCTCCCGGGTGGCGGCTGCGTGTCTCCGGTGTGAAGCCGCACGGAGCTGCTCGATGCTAACAGATTAGCACCGCTGACACTGTTGTGTTAGCCTGAGCTAACAGAAGGAGCTAACTCTGCTAACGTTCCCCGCGTCACTGTCAGATTAATTTCAGTTGGTGACAGTTGATTACGTCACTAACAGCAGCAGACGCCTCTATTGATCTGATCGATTAGTTCGGTTGATTGATAAGTTCACACTCCTCCTGAAGTTGCTCGCGTGGCCACCAGAACCGATTTGTTTTGAGAGATTTCCCGCGAACCGTCCAAGCACGAGCCCTCCCCTGTCAACTTTCAACTCTGACCTCTGACGTAAGCGTGACGTATGTGGACTGACGTAAATAacagaagttgttttttttttccctttttgtttgtttgtttttcatgtttcttaTCGGATTTCTTCaggtttatgtttttattatgattCCGTAAATAAAGTTAAACCTTTAGAGAAAATAATTaagtctaaaaaaaataaactgacagaCATAAAATGACTAgcttacttttatttatttatgtatgtatttattcatactATAAAGTTATGCTCACAGATGATAAacaattcttttttatttttgaaaatgaaatcaaacaaaacattaatttaattttaaaactaGGAAACCTCATTTACATCAGCTGATTTCAGTAAGTGCTCTGATCCCATCCatcaacattattttttaatatgttcTGTATTGGACCGTGCTGTTtgctaatttaaaaaagaaaagaaaagaaaagaaactaaTAGAAAAATAGATACAAGATTTTGTAATTTTTCAAAAGTAGTTACAGTTTAGTCATCATTTATTATACAACAAGGACGTTTTAGTCTTTCGTAAAAAATATAGAATTATGTAACTGAAATCACACTATGGTCCAGTGCAGTATCCAGATGATAAAGGTCAAATGTACCAAACAGCATTATAACGCAGTTTGTTTCAAACCCTAACGTGTCACATTATCAcgatttttatttgtgttttcaatTAATGAAAGTTGTAATGCGGAAATTATTAATACCAATAATTGTGAACTATACTGCAAATGAAGACTCATTGAATTCACAATaacaattatacaattaaacaaaacatgaatgaGCTGAGAGTAAATTCAATCTGCAACAGGACAAAAACTGCTCAGTATTctgtgtattattattgttgttttgtttttctctctattgcaaacacacatttttaatctgATGTGCTGCTGTAGTTAGTGAACAAAAGCACTTTGTTCAGTTTTGTAAttgtgaaatattaaatataattcATTGTTCTTTGTTGTTCTTTAGTTTTTCGTTTGACAGTGTTCTGAATATTATAAGTTAATATCAGTATTCTGGTCATATGGTCTGAATATGGTCATGTCAATAAAACCTTTCAAATTTAAATCAACACAATACAACAAACCAAATGTTTTTAACTACAGGTCTAAATATCAAGTGATGATAATCATCACTGATAATGTGTCAGTTTCACAAACTTAGTGTTCAACATTCatgttaatttaaaataatttaatgatCCAGGCTGTTTGCTGTGAGCGTGAGCTGATAGACATCATGTGTTTAAAGACCACAGTCAGTTATCAATGTGTCATATTGAGTCATCATCCATTAGAAAGTCTTTTAAAACAATAAGGTCGTGAGTGTTGATTCTTTATTCCTCTTACTGTCAACTTATCGTTCTCTCAACactttctgacttcctgtctgaggcTCTGAGTTCACAGTCCCAACAGATCctgtgtttcctgctgtttgCTTCAGGAAACAGATGAATGTAGTTCGTCATCCTAAAATCCAGAATTCAGTTAGTATTGTTGCACGTCTGGTTCCCTCGTCTCAGAGTCTGTCACCACAGGCTGAAGATATTTAAAccttttgttctccaacataaaatccatcattTAATCCcccacagtttaattctgaAGCTCGTGAACCATGTGTTagaaacagttagcggttgctaacgagtgtctgaatgagactacagaggttgtcggggacattaaacgtcctcacagcgaacacggagactcatctactcactagtccgtctttacaggccactttagttacacactgttctaactctgactttacaacttgtactttgatcagtttatagaaaacctggatagtaattgtgcagtaaggctcttagtggtggtgacgtttaagtcatgtgactgtgatgtCGTCTGTgtgtagcctagcattagcttcaTACTAGCTTTTTATTAGCTTCTTGCTACAGACTTAATTTACACTTCAGAAATCACAAAGTGCTgtttatctgtggagattatcttgatgaacaaaaccTGAAAGTATCACAAACTTTTGTTTGACACACAGATTAGCAATAATCCAAGATCCAATTTAAAAATCCTACAAGCTTTagtgatgctaacttcagggttagcctaCAGAAATGTGTGATCCTTGCACCGGTTTATTAGagaaacttttaaaaaaggaaagtatatttttgtgttttaagatTTCATCATTAGGAACCAGCGATCCACAGACAGGAGGGGAATTAAGAAATGGGAATAATACGGGATATAAGGAATAATTAAGGGAATTAAGGGGAACAAAGAAGTAGGAAGTATGGACAGACTGACACATGGTTGGTTTTCCACTGCTGGACAACCCAacacagaccagcaccaaaaccagcagcaagaccagcatatgttgtgtctatgtgctggttttggtgctggtctgtgctgttttttgCAGCATGGTGTTCTTTTTTATGTGATTCACTGACagtataagaaaaaaataacaataaatatgaACTTCTGATGAGCAGACAGGTTCCCCTCAGTGTGGAACCGCCCGGTCCATTAAACATTAACATCGCTCTGATGAACTGAAGCCACGCTGAGGTGAGAatacctcctctctgctgctcgcACATTATTTGCAGCGCTCAGATGAATATTAAATAAACCTGACTGGGCAGACTTCCAGCTCCGCTCACACCTTCCCTACAAACTGAGTGGAGAAGGTCAGGGTTTGTTGGGGGGGGAAAGGTATTTTGGTGGTTTCCATGGCAGCTGGCTTCCTCACACATTGCAGGAGGCGATGCAGCCCACACGTTGTAAACCGCTCTGTACAGTACGGCGACGCAATGAAAGGCGAGTTTCCACACCCACCAGGTTCAAGCGTCTGTGGCTGTTTCTGGGCAGCGCTCCAGGATGCTAAAGTTTTCTTCAGCTCGGCTTTCTGTGTTGTTGGAACAATAACGGCTGCTTCGCTGCGTTCATGTGCGCAGGTGACTGCTCATGTGAAAACACCTTCCCAGAGATGTCAAACTGGTTCAAACGAGACCAGAGTTTTTATTAATGAAAGGATTTTTATACTGTGTTACAACGATCACATGCTAAATTTAGAATCTTcactcctttttctctcttgtttaAAATCTATTCATaaatcagacacagacagtTTCTCAGTAAACAACTTGTGTATCGAGACTAAACAGACCTACAGTCAGTGTTTCCAGTAGGTATGAGGAATATCGAGACTCGCTTCAGACATGGAACCAACATCCATCCTGAGtaacactaaccctaacccacatGTGTCCGGGGCCACAGCGAAGGACTGCTGACACAACCGACGTCGTCTGTGAAacaagtagaagaagaagacacaacaACAGATTACACACTGTGTGATTCACTCACTGTAATGTGAATGACATGTTTGGTCTCTTAAACTGTCAATGTTTGCAGCAGATGTCTGTGAACACACCGTCTGTTTCAACTGATCCAACCACTGAACCagtaaccacaacatcaccagactcccttgaaaaatCACCTGATTTTAAGAGTAgtttcatgaggagaaacttaacaaaCTTTGCGACATTTTTCCGCAACAAACTCTAAAAACTGGgagccttcttgtaaattcagcattaaatgaaaACCTGAAGTTATTTGTCttcttgtaaaaagtgtcagtttgtacCAGCCCGAACATTGAACTagtaaccacaacatcaccagacccccttaacaaatcagctgattttaagagttgtttcatgaggagaaacttaaacTTTGCGACACTTTGCCGCAACAAATTCTAAAAAATGAAAGCCTgattgtaaattcagcattaaatcagaagctgaagttgtttgtctccttgtaaaaagtgtcagtttgtacCAGCCCGAACACTGAACTAGTAACCACAACATGACCAGACTCTCTTATCGAATCAgctgattttaagagttgtttcatgaggagaaacttaacaaaCTTTGCGACACTTTGGCACAACAAattctaactcattgtgtccttgttgtaaattcagcattaaatcttttagctgaagttgtttgtctccttgtaaaaagtgtcagtttgtggcagcatgtctgtaccagcctgtctgcttctgtgtctaaagtgctaaagtcttccctgccaacattgatcagctgtttgaacacactgtttacactgatttcaccatttacactccatttatgaaagaagaaacattttactgatatacacatgtcacattttacaaagacactaaacagtaacaatacgAGTGTTTtcttcaccagactcccttaaaaaatggctcaatttagtgagttgttgaggaGAAACTTACAACAccaacagtgttacaggagtTCAATGGGCTGCTTTCAAAACCTGGAggctacattacccataatgcaacagccactgagtgacatcacttgaggcagtttatcagattacatgcagctacTGTTTCTGTCATATATGCAGTATTACACTCAGACAGATGGAGTTACACTTCACCTgaaaacatctgctgctgctgctgctgctgctgagactgAAGCAGAACAACGAGCTGAAATATTAAAGATAAAAAGAGTCAGGTATTTCTCTGTGGGATCATCCTGAATCCTTTTATTGAATGTGTGTTTACTCCAGAGTAACAGTGAATATTTGCACGGCTGCGAGGCCGAacgcagaaaaacacaaagataaaaGCCGTCTGGAGGGAAGTCAGGAAAGATATCGTCCTTTCATCAGAAAGCCAAGGACAGATGTTGAACGTGTCAGACTGTCGGCCGTGACTGAGTTTAATCTGAGGTATGAAGCCTTCCATGacgtgtgagtgtgagtgaacATGTCTGAACTGTCTGGTTCAACAAGTGTTAtcatgcaaaaacaacaaacagcctcCAAACTGATGTATAGATTCAGATCCTCAGTGTGGAGGATGAACTCAGATATTTCATTGAGGGAAGAAGAGGCCTGAAAGTAAAATGActcaataataattaaaagtCTTGTGTTCAAAATCATTTTGTAGGTAGAAGTAAAGAATAGGCCGAGATGTGAAACtttgaaactttaaaatgacACTGAAACAGACTAGAATCactttatgtttacattttgttagGACACAAATATTTAATTGTATAA from the Sparus aurata chromosome 4, fSpaAur1.1, whole genome shotgun sequence genome contains:
- the rpl12 gene encoding large ribosomal subunit protein uL11 isoform X2 gives rise to the protein MRCTGGEVGATSALAPKIGPLGLSPKKVGDDIAKATGDWKGLRITVKLTIQNRQAAIEVVPSASALIIKALKEPPRDRKKVKNIKHSGSVTFDEIVGVARVMRPRSIARELSGTIKEILGTAQSVGCTIDGRPPHDVIDDINSGKVECPTE
- the rpl12 gene encoding large ribosomal subunit protein uL11 isoform X1: MPPKFDPNEVKVVFMRCTGGEVGATSALAPKIGPLGLSPKKVGDDIAKATGDWKGLRITVKLTIQNRQAAIEVVPSASALIIKALKEPPRDRKKVKNIKHSGSVTFDEIVGVARVMRPRSIARELSGTIKEILGTAQSVGCTIDGRPPHDVIDDINSGKVECPTE
- the pole3 gene encoding DNA polymerase epsilon subunit 3: MAERPEDLNLPNAVITRIIKEALPDGVNVSKEARRAISQAASVFVLYATSCANNFAMKAKRKTLNAGDVLAAMEEMEFERFLEPLREALEVYKKGQKGKKEVSEQKRKDKEKKADSENDKSREDEEEEEEERMEEEPEAENEAEEEEVEN